CATAAGTACAAGTGCTTTGTTTGATTTGATTCTTCGTTGCATCCAGATATATGTCTGGTTGGTTTTTTGGTATTGAGTTGGCATAAGATATGATGTGCTCGATTAGAGATCAGAtgattcaataaattaattaagttCCTAGTTCTTTTTTGGCTGAACCTCAATGCTCCATTTTTTAGACTGAATTGTGATCAATGGGCTGAttttacaaataatgcaaactaaTGACACCTGATACATGTGGTAAACCTCAGAGGTCAATTGCGTATACATGCCTGTGGCAGTAATAATATAGTAGCCCACTCTTTTCTTTTGAACGGTAATGGCAAGTGTTCTGCCTTTTCATTGGATCGGAGTAAGAAAAAGAGTGCAACTACAAAGCCTCGAAAAAGTTGCTATGATCTGTGAGCTATGGAAAAGTTGATGTTTTTTTACAACGACACTTAAAAGAGTATCCCATATCTGATATATATTGGGGAAAACAAAGACTGATACAGAACCTGGATAATAAGACATAAAATGACCTCTAAAAAATAAGAGTACATAATAAAAACaaattggtcttcttcttcgtaTGATCATCCACCGCTTGCCGGAGCTCGAAAATCGCACTAAATAGATGGTAAGTAAATGGAACACTTGCAAACAACCTCGCCAAATATGGCTTTGAAGACCGCAAAAGCCACTCACTGCTGACAACGAGATCTACTACCCACTGAATGAATATCGGCTGTAGGAACCTCCAAGGAACACATGCTTGCAATTCTTCACCATCAGAACAGATTGTTGAAAATACCAGACCTTGTTGTCGAACAGATCAAAAGAAGATGTCGAGATCATCCCATTGAAAGTCATAGCCAACTGCTTCCTAAGATAAACTCACCAATTGTCAAGATCTGAAGAGCAACAGATCTGACAAACTATGCTCTCACTAGCCCTTCGCCGATGCTAGATCGAATGTCGTTGAGGTAGAGAGAGGCATGAGAGATCTTATTCCAAAGCGTCATCGTCGCCACCACCTCGTCAATGACACCAGAAACCAAATACTACGAGAAACATTGGAACAAACCTAGATCTACAAAGCGAAACCCCACCTGGAGAAGCTGGGCCCGCCAAACTTCCCCAGCCTACGTGGCTTCGACGTGGTGGACGCGGCCAAGGCGGCGCTCGAGAAGGCCTGCCCGGGAGTCGTCTCCTGTGCCGACGTCGTCCAGTTCGCCGCCCGCGACGCAGTCTTCTTCCTCAGCGGCTCCAAGGTCTTCTACAGCCTCAAGGGGGGACGCTTCGACGGCAGCGTGTCCTTCGAGAACGAGACGCTCAGGTTCCTGCCGCCGCCGTTCTTCAACCTCTCCCAGCTCATCCAGAGCTTCAAGGTCAAAGGCATGAGCGTCGACGACCTCGTCGTACTCTCCGGCGCCCACACCATCGGCCACTCCCACTGCTCCTCCTTCTCCGACCGCATCTCCACGCCGCCGTCCGACATGAACCCTCGCCTCACCACCGTACTCAAGAAGCAGTGCCCGGCCCACCCCAACTTCACCAACGACCCCACGGTGGTGCAGGACGTCGTCACCCCCAACACGCTGGACAACCAGTACTACAAGAACGCGTTAAATCACAACGTGCTATTCATCTCCGACGCGGCCCTTCTCAACTCGACGGAGACGGCGACGAAGGTGATCGAGAACGCTTTCATCCGTGGAAGGTGGGAGAGGAAGTTCGCCAAGGCGATGGTGAAGATGTCGCTCCTCGACATCAAGACTGCCGCCAACGGAGAGATCCGGAAGAACTGCCACGTGGTCAACTAGCGTTAGATTTGTTTCCTCGTCATAAGTACAAGTGCTTTGTTTGATTTGATTCTTCGTTGCATCCAGATATATG
Above is a genomic segment from Miscanthus floridulus cultivar M001 chromosome 3, ASM1932011v1, whole genome shotgun sequence containing:
- the LOC136544606 gene encoding peroxidase 2-like, translated to MPVAIYKAKPHLEKLGPPNFPSLRGFDVVDAAKAALEKACPGVVSCADVVQFAARDAVFFLSGSKVFYSLKGGRFDGSVSFENETLRFLPPPFFNLSQLIQSFKVKGMSVDDLVVLSGAHTIGHSHCSSFSDRISTPPSDMNPRLTTVLKKQCPAHPNFTNDPTVVQDVVTPNTLDNQYYKNALNHNVLFISDAALLNSTETATKVIENAFIRGRWERKFAKAMVKMSLLDIKTAANGEIRKNCHVVN